From one Doryrhamphus excisus isolate RoL2022-K1 chromosome 9, RoL_Dexc_1.0, whole genome shotgun sequence genomic stretch:
- the lrrfip1a gene encoding uncharacterized protein lrrfip1a isoform X29, giving the protein MSNMGSQGTGRKRSSNKDRSTAEDDALNLIAKEAEARLAAKRAARAEAREIRMRELERQQKEEDSERYSRPSQMHTLSDDDERLSVGSRGSVRDNCGSVASYLRSSASSGGLLRDLDDVTIPDFSDADDKDYLEKGSRSASALTATTLTSLGGSSSRRGSVETAITVDAEAAVREIKEIHELKDQIQDVESKYTQNLKEAKDALTEVEEKYRKAMVSNAQLDNEKNNLMYQVDTLKDSLMELEELLSESRREYEEKVKEFEREKHAHSVLQFQLITMKETLKQSEELLNEIRQLRMKQDGFAREISDLQETVEWKDKKIGALERQKEYTDAIRIERDELREEVVKLKDILKKHGIVLGPDMSINGSAGETETEVGTSGDSVPQPAQESSTFPAEGNSMLGSSVETQLRSSGKEEVDQEQHQEAQTGHLSSDRLSNTDRSYLAESHSRRTEEQKMPLKDINGGQRLECQAEADELPITKVFDEQVLSSEFEEITSTEKVNSDLEQKVATSTDITEDNSTNIFEETNEHRTIDESLSSKTQSYLQDRKHSESCSDEGHGRDLQSCPQKEDVINLDTRPQGNLKHSESCTQDIKDSDSSPQEDVKDSELCPQGNLKDSASCPQDDVNDSESCPQEDVSDSESCPQGNLNDSESCPQEDVNDSESCPQEDVNDFESCPQGNLKDSESCPQEDVNDSKSCPQEDVNDSKSCPQEDVNDSKSCPQEDVNDSKSCPQEDVNDSKSCPQEDVNDSKSCPQEDVNDSKSCPQEDVNDSGSCPQEDVNDSGSCPQEDVNDSGSCPQEDVNDSGSCPQEDVNDSGSCPQEDVNDSGSCPQEDVNDSESCPQEKYTKDSELCPQVGNLKDSASESVLGVSNTELQCVTESAEANDDVEEILTNAPPRGANDPGKKKKKKRRGKKKGRSTEERSQPKDHKESTTTCQESIQPDAVPKDNGSGTECGSDGHIVKRIEESSTDQVIKETDQQHITEQVEHIKASNVEQPNKSKQVEHIETSDVENPKESMMDLILNADDQHLEADKVTLEDENISLTLQLSQTQSHHSADKRDMKQTLESVTVEEHFIKSSDILVDVVSTNTSKILDILDISDDTIKTVTLEPESQNHPSVTMMPPTQCPESPSKPSAPTDSNSHMLIGFSDKGLLENTCTNQKDEQTESERSFSSQNPHDGSHEKSKLSESEKKNEFLDLVKPENSLHDPDKDEIFPETQAEHFMERQPQLYDDQIDPAASDMKVQTQSSSPEEAGNATSPQIVQRLSDEQLGSADNLEEHKHSQSNQEHLQESTAPNQSKTNNTSQENEEHSEDDEKGQSFDFDDMDSDVAVEIQTITNSQEEEVEVGVDVLSDMLAPSPTKLQVVQENSQEKPMDPEVCADVAPADKDLHVEALGIAEDQKEKMRQEKIDATDEQIFVTKDTPPSKAGEFSVLENTREDQPPPQAVSLSVEEALNDVGQPQGDLSATKMGRNRVTEKQPKNSKKGKSKGKDDCKMT; this is encoded by the exons GCTGAGGCAAGGCTGGCAGCAAAAAGGGCAGCTCGGGCAGAAGCCAGAGAGATCCGTATGAGAGAACTtgaaagacaacaaaaagaG GAGGACAGTGAGAGATACTCACGCCCCTCACAGATGCACACG CTTTCAGATGATGATGAACGCTTGTCAGTGGGAAGCCGAGGCAGTGTCAGG GACAACTGTGGTTCTGTTGCCAGTTATTTAAGAAGCTCAGCAAGTAGTGGTGGCCTCCTCAGGGATCTGGACGATGTTACTATTCCTGATTTTTCTGAT GCAGATGACAAGGATTATCTCGAGAAA ggttcCAGATCAGCTTCTGCATTAACAGCAACGACTCTCACCTCACTCGGCGGGTCTTCCTCACGGAGAGGAAGTGTAGAGACTGCCATAACTGTGGATGCCGAGGCTGCAGTGAGAGAAATTAAG GAAATTCATGAACTGAAGGATCAAATTCAAGATGTGGAGTCCAAGTACACACAGAACCTAAAAGAAGCTAAG GATGCATTGACAGAAGTGGAAGAGAAGTATCGTAAGGCCATGGTATCCAACGCCCAGCTGGACAATGAGAAGAACAACCTCATGTACCAGGTGGATACGCTTAAGGACTCGCTGATGGAACTAGAGGAACTCCTGTCTGAGTCCCGGCGGGAGTATGAAGAGAAGGTCAAG GAATTTGAGCGAGAGAAGCATGCCCACAGTGTGCTTCAGTTCCAATTGATAACAATGAAAGAAACACTGAAACAAAGTGAGGAGCTCTTAAAT GAGATCCGTCAGTTGCGTATGAAACAGGACGGTTTTGCTAGAGAGATATCTGACCTACAGGAGACAGTGGAGTGGAAGGATAAGAAAATTGGG GCCTTAGAGCGACAGAAAGAATACACTGATGCAATCCGAATTGAGCGAGATGAGCTCAGAGAAGAGGTTGTGAAGCTAAAAGATATTCTAAAG AAACATGGAATAGTACTGGGACCTGATATGAGCATCAACGGCAGTGCTGGTGAGACAGAAACAGAAGTCGGCACCAGCGGAGACTCTGTTCCTCAACCAGCTCAGGAATCGTCCACTTTCCCAGCAGAGGGGAACAGCATGCTCG GAAGCTCAGTGGAGACTCAGTTGAGAAGTAGTGGCAAGGAAGAGGTGGATCAAGAGCAGCATCAAGAAGCCCAGACCGGTCATTTGAGCTCTGATAGGTTGTCTAATACTGATCGTTCATATTTAGCGGAATCCCATAGCAGAAGAACAGAAGAACAGAAAATGCCGCTCAAAGACATCAATGGTGGCCAAAGGTTGGAATGTCAGGCTGAAGCTGATGAACTTCCAATCACAAAAGTATTTGATGAACAAGTTCTCAGCTCTGAGTTCGAAGAAATCACAAGTACTGAAAAAGTCAACTCAGATTTAGAACAGAAAGTAGCAACAAGCACAGATATTACTGAAGACAACTCCACTAACATCTTTGAGGAGACAAACGAACACAGAACCATAGATGAAAGTCTTTCATCAAAAACACAATCATATCTACAAGATCGCAAACATTCTGAATCATGCTCCGACGAAGGACATGGAAGAGATTTGCAATCATGTCCCCAAAAAGAAGATGTCATTAATTTAGATACACGTCCTCAAGGAAATCTCAAACATTCTGAATCGTGTACACAAGACATCAAAGATTCAGACTCATCTCCCCAAGAAGACGTCAAAGATTCAGAATTGTGTCCTCAAGGAAATCTCAAAGATTCAGCATCATGTCCTCAGGATGATGTCAACGATTCAGAATCATGTCCCCAAGAAGATGTCAGCGATTCAGAATCATGTCCTCAAGGAAATCTCAACGATTCGGAATCGTGTCCCCAAGAGGATGTCAACGATTCCGAATCGTGTCCCCAAGAGGATGTCAACGATTTCGAATCATGTCCTCAAGGAAATCTCAAAGATTCCGAATCGTGTCCCCAAGAGGATGTCAACGATTCCAAATCGTGTCCCCAAGAGGATGTCAACGATTCCAAATCGTGTCCCCAAGAGGACGTCAACGATTCCAAATCGTGTCCCCAAGAGGACGTCAACGATTCCAAATCGTGTCCCCAAGAGGACGTCAACGATTCCAAATCGTGTCCCCAAGAGGACGTCAACGATTCCAAATCGTGTCCCCAAGAGGACGTCAACGATTCCAAATCGTGTCCCCAAGAGGACGTCAACGATTCCGGATCGTGTCCCCAAGAGGACGTCAACGATTCCGGATCGTGTCCCCAAGAGGACGTCAACGATTCCGGATCGTGTCCCCAAGAGGACGTCAACGATTCCGGATCGTGTCCCCAAGAGGACGTCAACGATTCCGGATCGTGTCCCCAAGAGGACGTCAACGATTCCGGATCGTGTCCCCAAGAGGACGTCAACGATTCAGAATCATGTCCccaagaaaaatatacaaaagatTCTGAATTGTGTCCCCAGGTAGGAAATCTTAAAGACTCTGCGTCTGAGTCTGTCCTAGGTGTATCAAATACTGAACTCCAATGTGTAACTGAAAGTGCTGAGGCAAACGATGATGTTGAAGAAATACTAACAAATGCTCCACCTCGGGGTGCTAACGATCCtgggaaaaagaagaaaaagaagaggagAGGCAAAAAGAAAGGAAGGTCCACGGAGGAAAGAAGTCAACCAAAGGACCACAAGGAATCTACTACTACATGTCAAGAAAGCATCCAACCAGATGCAGTTCCAAAGGACAACGGATCAGGCACCGAATGTGGTAGTGACGGTCACATTGTGAAACGCATTGAAGAATCATCCACAGATCAGGTTATCAAAGAGACCGATCAGCAACATATTACTGAACAAGTGGAACATATTAAAGCCTCAAATGTCGAACAACCTAATAAATCAAAGCAAGTAGAACACATCGAAACGTCAGATGTTGAAAACCCCAAAGAATCAATGATGGATCTAATTCTGAATGCAGATGATCAGCATTTGGAAGCAGATAAAGTAACGTTAGAAGatgaaaacatttctctcacTTTGCAACTCAGTCAGACACAAAGTCACCACAGTGCAGATAAACGTGATATGAAACAAACTTTGGAATCTGTGACAGTAGAGGAACACTTTATAAAGAGTTCTGACATTCTTGTTGACGTTGTTAGTACCAACACCTCTAAAATCCTTGACATACTTGATATTTCAGATGACACCATCAAAACTGTTACTCTTGAACCTGAAAGTCAAAATCACCCGTCTGTGACTATGATGCCTCCTACCCAATGCCCAGAGTCACCATCTAAGCCGTCTGCTCCCACGGACTCAAACAGTCACATGCTCATTGGGTTTTCTGACAAAGGCCTGCTAGAGAATACTTGTACAAACCAAAAGGATGAACAGACAGAATCAGAAAGATCATTTTCTTCTCAGAATCCTCATGATGGGTCACAcgaaaaatccaaactatctgagagtgagaagaaaaatgaatttCTAGATTTAGTCAAGCCAGAGAACTCATTGCATGACCCTGACAAAGATGAAATCTTTCCGGAGACTCAAGCCGAACATTTTATGGAAAGGCAACCACAGCTTTATGACGATCAAATTGATCCTGCTGCATCAGACATGAAGGTGCAGACACAAAGTTCTTCTCCAGAAGAAGCAGGAAATGCTACAAGTCCCCAGATTGTGCAGCGACTTAGCGATGAGCAATTAGGGTCTGCAGACAATCTTGAGGAGCACAAACATAGCCAAAGCAACCAAGAACATCTGCAGGAATCCACAGCTCCAAACCAGTCAAAGACCAATAACACAAGTCAGGAGAACGAGGAGCATTCCGAAGACGACGAGAAAGGGCAGTCCTTTGATTTTGATGACATGGACTCAGACGTAGCTGTAGAAATACAAACCATTACAAATTCCCAGGAAGAGGAAGTCGAGGTAGGTGTTGATGTCCTCAGTGATATGTTGGCGCCGAGTCCAACTAAGCTTCAAGTAGTACaagaaaattcacaagaaaagcCAATGGATCCTGAAGTGTGTGCAGATGTAGCTCCGGCAGACAAAGACCTCCATGTGGAGGCTTTGGGAATTGCGGAAGACCAGAAGGAAAAAATGCGGCAAGAGAAGATTGACGCAACGGATGAGCAAATCTTTGTTACAAAAGACACGCCGCCTAGCAAAGCTGGGGAGTTTAGTGTTTTAGAAAACACACGTGAAGACCAGCCCCCCCCTCAAGCAGTGTCTTTATCAGTAGAAGAAGCGTTAAATGATGTTGGACAACCGCAGGGAGATTTAAGTGCAACCAAAATGGGACGTAACCGAGTGACCGAAAAGCAACCAAAAAATAGCAAGAAGGGCAAAAGCAAAGGCAAAGATGACTGCAAGATGACTTAG
- the lrrfip1a gene encoding uncharacterized protein lrrfip1a isoform X27: MSNMGSQGTGRKRSSNKDRSTAEDDALNLIAKEAEARLAAKRAARAEAREIRMRELERQQKELSDDDERLSVGSRGSVRGSSLVSHKKSKKKKKHKHKDKDDNCGSVASYLRSSASSGGLLRDLDDVTIPDFSDADDKDYLEKGSRSASALTATTLTSLGGSSSRRGSVETAITVDAEAAVREIKEIHELKDQIQDVESKYTQNLKEAKDALTEVEEKYRKAMVSNAQLDNEKNNLMYQVDTLKDSLMELEELLSESRREYEEKVKEFEREKHAHSVLQFQLITMKETLKQSEELLNEIRQLRMKQDGFAREISDLQETVEWKDKKIGALERQKEYTDAIRIERDELREEVVKLKDILKKHGIVLGPDMSINGSAGETETEVGTSGDSVPQPAQESSTFPAEGNSMLGSSVETQLRSSGKEEVDQEQHQEAQTGHLSSDRLSNTDRSYLAESHSRRTEEQKMPLKDINGGQRLECQAEADELPITKVFDEQVLSSEFEEITSTEKVNSDLEQKVATSTDITEDNSTNIFEETNEHRTIDESLSSKTQSYLQDRKHSESCSDEGHGRDLQSCPQKEDVINLDTRPQGNLKHSESCTQDIKDSDSSPQEDVKDSELCPQGNLKDSASCPQDDVNDSESCPQEDVSDSESCPQGNLNDSESCPQEDVNDSESCPQEDVNDFESCPQGNLKDSESCPQEDVNDSKSCPQEDVNDSKSCPQEDVNDSKSCPQEDVNDSKSCPQEDVNDSKSCPQEDVNDSKSCPQEDVNDSKSCPQEDVNDSGSCPQEDVNDSGSCPQEDVNDSGSCPQEDVNDSGSCPQEDVNDSGSCPQEDVNDSGSCPQEDVNDSESCPQEKYTKDSELCPQVGNLKDSASESVLGVSNTELQCVTESAEANDDVEEILTNAPPRGANDPGKKKKKKRRGKKKGRSTEERSQPKDHKESTTTCQESIQPDAVPKDNGSGTECGSDGHIVKRIEESSTDQVIKETDQQHITEQVEHIKASNVEQPNKSKQVEHIETSDVENPKESMMDLILNADDQHLEADKVTLEDENISLTLQLSQTQSHHSADKRDMKQTLESVTVEEHFIKSSDILVDVVSTNTSKILDILDISDDTIKTVTLEPESQNHPSVTMMPPTQCPESPSKPSAPTDSNSHMLIGFSDKGLLENTCTNQKDEQTESERSFSSQNPHDGSHEKSKLSESEKKNEFLDLVKPENSLHDPDKDEIFPETQAEHFMERQPQLYDDQIDPAASDMKVQTQSSSPEEAGNATSPQIVQRLSDEQLGSADNLEEHKHSQSNQEHLQESTAPNQSKTNNTSQENEEHSEDDEKGQSFDFDDMDSDVAVEIQTITNSQEEEVEVGVDVLSDMLAPSPTKLQVVQENSQEKPMDPEVCADVAPADKDLHVEALGIAEDQKEKMRQEKIDATDEQIFVTKDTPPSKAGEFSVLENTREDQPPPQAVSLSVEEALNDVGQPQGDLSATKMGRNRVTEKQPKNSKKGKSKGKDDCKMT, from the exons GCTGAGGCAAGGCTGGCAGCAAAAAGGGCAGCTCGGGCAGAAGCCAGAGAGATCCGTATGAGAGAACTtgaaagacaacaaaaagaG CTTTCAGATGATGATGAACGCTTGTCAGTGGGAAGCCGAGGCAGTGTCAGG GGCTCATCCTTGGTCTCACATAAGAAGtccaagaaaaagaagaaacataAGCATAAAGATAAAGAT GACAACTGTGGTTCTGTTGCCAGTTATTTAAGAAGCTCAGCAAGTAGTGGTGGCCTCCTCAGGGATCTGGACGATGTTACTATTCCTGATTTTTCTGAT GCAGATGACAAGGATTATCTCGAGAAA ggttcCAGATCAGCTTCTGCATTAACAGCAACGACTCTCACCTCACTCGGCGGGTCTTCCTCACGGAGAGGAAGTGTAGAGACTGCCATAACTGTGGATGCCGAGGCTGCAGTGAGAGAAATTAAG GAAATTCATGAACTGAAGGATCAAATTCAAGATGTGGAGTCCAAGTACACACAGAACCTAAAAGAAGCTAAG GATGCATTGACAGAAGTGGAAGAGAAGTATCGTAAGGCCATGGTATCCAACGCCCAGCTGGACAATGAGAAGAACAACCTCATGTACCAGGTGGATACGCTTAAGGACTCGCTGATGGAACTAGAGGAACTCCTGTCTGAGTCCCGGCGGGAGTATGAAGAGAAGGTCAAG GAATTTGAGCGAGAGAAGCATGCCCACAGTGTGCTTCAGTTCCAATTGATAACAATGAAAGAAACACTGAAACAAAGTGAGGAGCTCTTAAAT GAGATCCGTCAGTTGCGTATGAAACAGGACGGTTTTGCTAGAGAGATATCTGACCTACAGGAGACAGTGGAGTGGAAGGATAAGAAAATTGGG GCCTTAGAGCGACAGAAAGAATACACTGATGCAATCCGAATTGAGCGAGATGAGCTCAGAGAAGAGGTTGTGAAGCTAAAAGATATTCTAAAG AAACATGGAATAGTACTGGGACCTGATATGAGCATCAACGGCAGTGCTGGTGAGACAGAAACAGAAGTCGGCACCAGCGGAGACTCTGTTCCTCAACCAGCTCAGGAATCGTCCACTTTCCCAGCAGAGGGGAACAGCATGCTCG GAAGCTCAGTGGAGACTCAGTTGAGAAGTAGTGGCAAGGAAGAGGTGGATCAAGAGCAGCATCAAGAAGCCCAGACCGGTCATTTGAGCTCTGATAGGTTGTCTAATACTGATCGTTCATATTTAGCGGAATCCCATAGCAGAAGAACAGAAGAACAGAAAATGCCGCTCAAAGACATCAATGGTGGCCAAAGGTTGGAATGTCAGGCTGAAGCTGATGAACTTCCAATCACAAAAGTATTTGATGAACAAGTTCTCAGCTCTGAGTTCGAAGAAATCACAAGTACTGAAAAAGTCAACTCAGATTTAGAACAGAAAGTAGCAACAAGCACAGATATTACTGAAGACAACTCCACTAACATCTTTGAGGAGACAAACGAACACAGAACCATAGATGAAAGTCTTTCATCAAAAACACAATCATATCTACAAGATCGCAAACATTCTGAATCATGCTCCGACGAAGGACATGGAAGAGATTTGCAATCATGTCCCCAAAAAGAAGATGTCATTAATTTAGATACACGTCCTCAAGGAAATCTCAAACATTCTGAATCGTGTACACAAGACATCAAAGATTCAGACTCATCTCCCCAAGAAGACGTCAAAGATTCAGAATTGTGTCCTCAAGGAAATCTCAAAGATTCAGCATCATGTCCTCAGGATGATGTCAACGATTCAGAATCATGTCCCCAAGAAGATGTCAGCGATTCAGAATCATGTCCTCAAGGAAATCTCAACGATTCGGAATCGTGTCCCCAAGAGGATGTCAACGATTCCGAATCGTGTCCCCAAGAGGATGTCAACGATTTCGAATCATGTCCTCAAGGAAATCTCAAAGATTCCGAATCGTGTCCCCAAGAGGATGTCAACGATTCCAAATCGTGTCCCCAAGAGGATGTCAACGATTCCAAATCGTGTCCCCAAGAGGACGTCAACGATTCCAAATCGTGTCCCCAAGAGGACGTCAACGATTCCAAATCGTGTCCCCAAGAGGACGTCAACGATTCCAAATCGTGTCCCCAAGAGGACGTCAACGATTCCAAATCGTGTCCCCAAGAGGACGTCAACGATTCCAAATCGTGTCCCCAAGAGGACGTCAACGATTCCGGATCGTGTCCCCAAGAGGACGTCAACGATTCCGGATCGTGTCCCCAAGAGGACGTCAACGATTCCGGATCGTGTCCCCAAGAGGACGTCAACGATTCCGGATCGTGTCCCCAAGAGGACGTCAACGATTCCGGATCGTGTCCCCAAGAGGACGTCAACGATTCCGGATCGTGTCCCCAAGAGGACGTCAACGATTCAGAATCATGTCCccaagaaaaatatacaaaagatTCTGAATTGTGTCCCCAGGTAGGAAATCTTAAAGACTCTGCGTCTGAGTCTGTCCTAGGTGTATCAAATACTGAACTCCAATGTGTAACTGAAAGTGCTGAGGCAAACGATGATGTTGAAGAAATACTAACAAATGCTCCACCTCGGGGTGCTAACGATCCtgggaaaaagaagaaaaagaagaggagAGGCAAAAAGAAAGGAAGGTCCACGGAGGAAAGAAGTCAACCAAAGGACCACAAGGAATCTACTACTACATGTCAAGAAAGCATCCAACCAGATGCAGTTCCAAAGGACAACGGATCAGGCACCGAATGTGGTAGTGACGGTCACATTGTGAAACGCATTGAAGAATCATCCACAGATCAGGTTATCAAAGAGACCGATCAGCAACATATTACTGAACAAGTGGAACATATTAAAGCCTCAAATGTCGAACAACCTAATAAATCAAAGCAAGTAGAACACATCGAAACGTCAGATGTTGAAAACCCCAAAGAATCAATGATGGATCTAATTCTGAATGCAGATGATCAGCATTTGGAAGCAGATAAAGTAACGTTAGAAGatgaaaacatttctctcacTTTGCAACTCAGTCAGACACAAAGTCACCACAGTGCAGATAAACGTGATATGAAACAAACTTTGGAATCTGTGACAGTAGAGGAACACTTTATAAAGAGTTCTGACATTCTTGTTGACGTTGTTAGTACCAACACCTCTAAAATCCTTGACATACTTGATATTTCAGATGACACCATCAAAACTGTTACTCTTGAACCTGAAAGTCAAAATCACCCGTCTGTGACTATGATGCCTCCTACCCAATGCCCAGAGTCACCATCTAAGCCGTCTGCTCCCACGGACTCAAACAGTCACATGCTCATTGGGTTTTCTGACAAAGGCCTGCTAGAGAATACTTGTACAAACCAAAAGGATGAACAGACAGAATCAGAAAGATCATTTTCTTCTCAGAATCCTCATGATGGGTCACAcgaaaaatccaaactatctgagagtgagaagaaaaatgaatttCTAGATTTAGTCAAGCCAGAGAACTCATTGCATGACCCTGACAAAGATGAAATCTTTCCGGAGACTCAAGCCGAACATTTTATGGAAAGGCAACCACAGCTTTATGACGATCAAATTGATCCTGCTGCATCAGACATGAAGGTGCAGACACAAAGTTCTTCTCCAGAAGAAGCAGGAAATGCTACAAGTCCCCAGATTGTGCAGCGACTTAGCGATGAGCAATTAGGGTCTGCAGACAATCTTGAGGAGCACAAACATAGCCAAAGCAACCAAGAACATCTGCAGGAATCCACAGCTCCAAACCAGTCAAAGACCAATAACACAAGTCAGGAGAACGAGGAGCATTCCGAAGACGACGAGAAAGGGCAGTCCTTTGATTTTGATGACATGGACTCAGACGTAGCTGTAGAAATACAAACCATTACAAATTCCCAGGAAGAGGAAGTCGAGGTAGGTGTTGATGTCCTCAGTGATATGTTGGCGCCGAGTCCAACTAAGCTTCAAGTAGTACaagaaaattcacaagaaaagcCAATGGATCCTGAAGTGTGTGCAGATGTAGCTCCGGCAGACAAAGACCTCCATGTGGAGGCTTTGGGAATTGCGGAAGACCAGAAGGAAAAAATGCGGCAAGAGAAGATTGACGCAACGGATGAGCAAATCTTTGTTACAAAAGACACGCCGCCTAGCAAAGCTGGGGAGTTTAGTGTTTTAGAAAACACACGTGAAGACCAGCCCCCCCCTCAAGCAGTGTCTTTATCAGTAGAAGAAGCGTTAAATGATGTTGGACAACCGCAGGGAGATTTAAGTGCAACCAAAATGGGACGTAACCGAGTGACCGAAAAGCAACCAAAAAATAGCAAGAAGGGCAAAAGCAAAGGCAAAGATGACTGCAAGATGACTTAG